One stretch of Meiothermus cerbereus DSM 11376 DNA includes these proteins:
- a CDS encoding CHASE2 domain-containing protein yields MSPYVGKALWRTGLVVLVMLISSYILNNNLLGPFSAFIKGPQGASLDRLARVVHRWGSPVPVRDFPLVVLLELEQQSITQLSPGSNVFHRGQLARITRKILGYQPKGIFLDFDLRYPSNEGGVRSAGDQQLLALFREVRTPLLLPDPVALGQPLSRLNPFLHTVQAQVFYDSDGQTRKIPRPRPGQPLAASLGLYCLGLGIDLRDGHRCQQSVAPGNPRSDGKRIVYREIRRFAANATGSQLWPNLVVISGLDFLNDGLVQSEATQGALFLVGRTYPQADDVHFTAMGPVQGIDIHANALLTLATYRSFSETLGWGPVLLVVPLVVFVALWLTYSITDGWLRASRFQGFVQALIETAVAAWFLFFAGVLILQYTGHFLDYLYPIVAFQMGALLLKLFAGGKKDENKASDKGQEVADKLKEVVQGTGDG; encoded by the coding sequence ATGTCGCCATACGTTGGCAAAGCCCTCTGGCGCACCGGCCTGGTGGTGCTGGTGATGCTGATTTCTTCTTACATTCTGAACAATAACCTGTTGGGGCCCTTTAGCGCGTTTATAAAGGGGCCGCAGGGGGCCTCGCTCGACCGGCTGGCGCGGGTGGTGCACCGCTGGGGCTCGCCAGTTCCGGTACGGGATTTTCCACTGGTGGTTCTGCTGGAGCTCGAGCAGCAAAGCATTACCCAGCTTAGCCCCGGCAGCAATGTCTTCCACCGGGGCCAACTGGCCCGCATCACCCGAAAAATTCTGGGCTACCAGCCCAAGGGCATCTTCCTCGACTTTGACCTGCGCTACCCCAGCAACGAAGGAGGGGTACGCTCGGCAGGCGACCAACAGCTCCTGGCGCTATTCAGGGAGGTGCGAACACCCCTACTGCTGCCCGACCCGGTGGCGCTGGGCCAACCCCTGAGCCGTCTAAACCCCTTCCTGCACACGGTGCAGGCCCAGGTTTTCTACGATAGCGACGGGCAAACCCGCAAAATCCCCCGCCCCCGTCCGGGCCAGCCGCTCGCGGCCTCGCTGGGCCTGTACTGCCTGGGCCTGGGCATAGATCTGCGCGACGGCCATCGCTGTCAGCAGTCGGTGGCGCCGGGAAACCCCCGCTCGGATGGCAAACGCATCGTCTACCGCGAGATTCGGCGCTTTGCGGCCAACGCCACTGGAAGCCAGCTCTGGCCCAACCTGGTGGTGATAAGCGGGCTGGATTTCCTTAACGACGGGCTGGTGCAGTCCGAGGCAACCCAGGGGGCTTTGTTCCTGGTGGGGCGCACCTACCCCCAGGCCGACGACGTACACTTCACGGCAATGGGGCCGGTGCAGGGTATAGACATTCACGCCAATGCCCTCCTGACCCTGGCTACCTACCGCAGTTTTTCCGAAACCCTGGGCTGGGGGCCGGTGCTGTTGGTGGTGCCGCTGGTGGTGTTTGTGGCCCTGTGGCTCACCTACAGCATCACCGATGGCTGGCTTCGGGCCAGCCGCTTCCAGGGCTTTGTGCAGGCCCTCATCGAAACCGCTGTGGCGGCCTGGTTCTTGTTTTTTGCCGGGGTGCTGATCTTGCAGTACACCGGCCACTTTCTGGATTACCTGTATCCCATTGTGGCTTTTCAGATGGGGGCCTTGCTCCTCAAGCTATTTGCCGGAGGGAAAAAAGATGAAAACAAAGCCAGCGATAAAGGCCAGGAAGTGGCCGACAAGCTCAAGGAGGTTGTCCAGGGTACCGGCGATGGTTAG
- a CDS encoding calcium/sodium antiporter, with the protein MELVFNLLLIAGGIVLLYFGGEALVKNAVVLARTWGISSMVVGLTVVAYGTSSPELAASLAAALTGSPDVAIGNVVGSNILNILLILGVTALLAPIRAQAQFIKREVPIMIGASLLLFVFMYTGEQVGRWEGLASVVLLGLYIWFLYRSSADENPEVLDEFDQEYGQPVQTGWRTYAGLVLGLVLLGVGARLLTIGAVELARAFGVPELVIGLTIVALGTSLPEVAASITAALRREPDIALGNIVGSNVFNILGILGLTALVQPVGLPWESIQRDMWTMLAASVLLWPFLATGYRLGRREGGVFLGLYVAYVAFLINSASQHGAG; encoded by the coding sequence ATGGAGCTTGTGTTCAATCTGCTGCTGATTGCAGGCGGTATCGTTCTTTTGTACTTTGGGGGCGAGGCCCTGGTAAAAAACGCAGTGGTGTTGGCCCGCACCTGGGGCATCAGCAGCATGGTGGTGGGCCTGACGGTGGTGGCCTATGGCACCAGCAGCCCCGAGCTGGCCGCCAGCCTGGCCGCCGCACTTACGGGTAGCCCGGACGTTGCCATCGGGAATGTGGTGGGTTCCAACATCCTGAACATCCTGCTCATCCTGGGGGTCACGGCCCTGCTAGCACCCATCCGGGCCCAGGCCCAGTTCATCAAGCGCGAGGTGCCCATCATGATTGGCGCATCATTGTTGCTGTTCGTGTTTATGTACACGGGTGAGCAGGTGGGCCGTTGGGAAGGGCTGGCATCGGTGGTGCTGCTGGGTCTGTACATCTGGTTTTTGTACCGCAGCAGCGCAGACGAGAACCCTGAGGTGCTTGATGAGTTCGACCAGGAGTATGGCCAACCCGTCCAAACAGGCTGGCGAACCTACGCGGGGTTAGTGCTGGGACTGGTGCTGCTGGGGGTAGGGGCCCGCCTCCTGACTATTGGGGCGGTGGAGCTGGCCCGGGCCTTCGGGGTTCCTGAGCTGGTGATCGGCCTGACCATCGTGGCGCTGGGCACCAGCCTACCAGAGGTGGCCGCCTCCATCACTGCGGCCCTGCGGCGCGAGCCGGACATCGCCCTGGGCAACATCGTGGGCTCAAACGTGTTTAACATCCTGGGCATTCTGGGCCTTACCGCCCTGGTACAGCCCGTGGGCCTGCCCTGGGAGAGCATCCAGCGCGATATGTGGACGATGCTGGCAGCCAGCGTGCTGCTATGGCCGTTTCTGGCTACCGGATACCGGCTGGGGCGCCGGGAGGGCGGCGTTTTTCTAGGGCTGTATGTGGCCTATGTGGCTTTTCTCATCAACAGCGCCTCTCAACACGGCGCGGGTTGA
- the holA gene encoding DNA polymerase III subunit delta, translating to MIQVFTGDSFLAREALLQEAGLQGLPPRLMPPEPALIAQEASGGLFGPGGALVDLRDLTEAEWKPLKEVLESVPPDAVVLLLDPRPTAARSKWYAEKATRRDHPTPGPKEMTNWVVNRARYYDLKLPGAIASYLAGLVGGKGSAENPAMGLEALDQELRKLCLVSPPITLEKVQALAALDTPISGFDLVRSTTEGKPTQAFKYARDLLERGEDPLRILGALSWQYVRVAKAWALLQDDPMMGEGMAASALSMHPYAAKQTLLLAKRMSGEAITRALEILIEAEEAAKTGKDMRLALERAIVMLAQAHQPAPC from the coding sequence ATGATTCAGGTCTTTACCGGAGACAGCTTTCTGGCCAGGGAAGCCCTGCTGCAAGAGGCAGGTTTGCAGGGCCTACCCCCACGCCTGATGCCCCCTGAGCCAGCCCTGATAGCTCAGGAGGCCAGCGGCGGGCTGTTTGGCCCTGGCGGGGCTCTGGTGGATCTGCGCGACCTTACCGAGGCCGAATGGAAGCCCCTCAAGGAAGTGCTGGAGAGCGTGCCGCCCGATGCGGTGGTGCTGCTGCTCGACCCCCGGCCTACGGCGGCTCGCAGCAAGTGGTACGCCGAAAAGGCCACCCGGCGTGACCACCCCACCCCGGGCCCCAAGGAAATGACCAACTGGGTGGTGAACCGGGCCCGCTACTACGACCTGAAGCTACCGGGGGCCATTGCTTCGTACCTGGCGGGTCTGGTGGGGGGGAAAGGCAGCGCCGAGAACCCCGCTATGGGGTTGGAAGCCCTCGACCAGGAACTCAGGAAGCTGTGTCTTGTATCACCCCCCATTACCCTCGAGAAAGTGCAAGCGCTGGCAGCGTTGGATACCCCCATCTCTGGTTTTGACCTGGTGCGTTCGACCACCGAGGGCAAACCCACCCAGGCCTTCAAGTACGCCCGCGATCTCCTGGAGCGGGGCGAAGACCCCTTGCGCATACTGGGCGCGCTTTCCTGGCAGTATGTGCGGGTCGCCAAAGCCTGGGCCTTGCTACAAGACGATCCCATGATGGGGGAGGGGATGGCCGCCAGCGCCCTGAGCATGCACCCCTACGCGGCCAAACAAACCCTGCTGCTGGCCAAGAGAATGTCCGGCGAGGCCATTACGCGAGCCCTGGAAATCCTGATAGAGGCCGAGGAAGCCGCTAAAACCGGCAAGGACATGCGCCTGGCTTTGGAGCGGGCCATCGTCATGCTGGCCCAGGCGCATCAACCCGCGCCGTGTTGA